From a single Collibacillus ludicampi genomic region:
- a CDS encoding arginase family protein, which translates to MALLHDGITILNFDRTYIPQEKLRDYPHEWIDFADLSQTKRYCELDSFKTIQRRLHLRSRHGITFIGSGNYHYVSYLLLSEIKEPFTCILFDHHTDMMSEPSSSLMSCGSWVRRAIRCLPLLNKVIIIGAQPGLLKHIPSDIRPKVVVFPTGSLDSDGLWIKISQAIETDTVYISIDKDVLDPTQAVTDWDQGTMKLQDLLNILTHLMTAKKVYGADICGELPISPLELFHPSSLTAIKKNEYANQKILHVLKTQHKKIS; encoded by the coding sequence ATGGCATTATTACATGATGGGATTACAATTTTAAACTTCGATAGAACCTATATACCCCAAGAAAAGCTTCGCGATTACCCTCACGAATGGATTGACTTCGCGGATCTATCGCAAACCAAACGGTACTGTGAACTGGATTCTTTCAAGACGATTCAAAGACGATTACACCTTCGATCAAGGCATGGAATCACTTTTATTGGCAGCGGGAATTACCATTATGTATCGTATTTGTTATTATCGGAAATCAAGGAACCTTTCACTTGTATTCTCTTTGATCATCACACAGATATGATGTCCGAACCGTCAAGCTCCCTTATGTCGTGCGGTTCATGGGTGAGGAGAGCCATACGTTGTCTTCCCTTGTTAAATAAAGTCATCATTATCGGTGCACAACCTGGTTTACTGAAACACATCCCTTCTGATATACGCCCGAAAGTCGTTGTTTTTCCAACCGGCTCACTCGACTCTGACGGCTTGTGGATTAAAATCTCACAAGCAATCGAGACGGACACCGTTTATATCAGTATCGACAAAGATGTACTCGATCCTACGCAAGCGGTTACGGACTGGGATCAAGGAACGATGAAACTACAGGATCTCTTGAATATCCTGACTCATCTCATGACAGCCAAAAAAGTTTATGGGGCTGACATTTGCGGTGAACTCCCTATCTCCCCTCTTGAGCTTTTCCACCCATCTTCCCTTACCGCAATCAAAAAAAATGAATATGCGAATCAAAAAATTTTGCATGTATTGAAAACACAACACAAAAAAATTTCCTAA
- a CDS encoding PAS domain-containing sensor histidine kinase — MGSRKLWKPAIKRTFKITVAYILLAGFWMLFSDYVLLALIDDAESITRFQTLKGWFFILVTGCILYALLNYYNRRQEQITKTLIETEAKYRSLVEEALVGVYIFQEGRFCYVNPRYCDIFGYTKEEMLCMDVLGLVLPEDRSMVSENIRKRLTGEVRSLRYQARGIKKDRSIIHYEVHGTVTTFNGKPAIIGTLIDITERKRTEELLRKSDKLAVVGQLAAGVAHEIRNPLTALRGFVQLLKSTVKEPKEYFEVMLSELDRINFIVSEFLFLAKPQVVNFERKDLVAILQSVIKLLETQAIMENIQIVTKFTDLPSIHCDENQLKQVFVNLLKNAIEAMPNGGEIDIQVKMRDKDHVQVRFIDHGCGISKERIRKLGEPFYTTKEKGTGLGLMICYKIIEAHRGQIHIDSEIGKGTIVDVLLPVSVPRR, encoded by the coding sequence ATGGGTTCTCGAAAACTTTGGAAGCCCGCGATCAAAAGAACTTTCAAGATTACGGTAGCCTACATACTGTTAGCGGGCTTTTGGATGCTTTTCTCTGATTATGTATTGCTTGCACTCATCGATGATGCCGAAAGCATTACTAGATTCCAGACGTTAAAAGGATGGTTCTTTATTCTCGTAACCGGTTGTATTCTCTATGCGCTTCTGAATTATTACAACAGGAGACAAGAACAGATTACAAAAACATTAATCGAAACGGAAGCCAAATACCGTAGCCTTGTCGAAGAAGCGCTTGTTGGTGTTTATATCTTTCAGGAGGGACGATTTTGTTATGTCAACCCTCGTTATTGCGACATTTTCGGTTATACGAAAGAAGAAATGCTATGCATGGATGTGTTAGGTTTGGTTTTACCAGAAGATCGATCAATGGTGTCTGAGAATATTCGTAAACGTTTGACTGGCGAAGTCAGAAGTCTTCGTTACCAAGCCAGGGGAATTAAGAAAGATCGAAGTATCATCCACTATGAAGTTCATGGCACTGTTACCACATTCAATGGTAAGCCCGCGATCATCGGTACATTGATAGACATTACGGAACGTAAGCGGACAGAAGAATTGCTTCGAAAATCGGATAAATTGGCGGTGGTAGGTCAATTGGCTGCAGGAGTTGCTCATGAAATCCGCAATCCGTTGACAGCACTCAGAGGGTTTGTCCAATTGCTGAAATCGACAGTTAAAGAACCAAAAGAATATTTTGAAGTGATGTTGTCCGAGTTGGATCGAATAAACTTCATTGTGAGTGAGTTTTTATTCCTCGCCAAGCCGCAGGTCGTCAATTTCGAGCGAAAAGACTTGGTCGCAATATTACAAAGTGTCATTAAGCTTCTTGAAACGCAAGCCATCATGGAAAACATTCAAATCGTAACGAAGTTTACCGACCTCCCGTCAATCCATTGTGACGAAAATCAATTAAAGCAAGTATTTGTAAATCTTTTAAAAAACGCGATTGAGGCGATGCCTAACGGGGGCGAAATTGACATTCAGGTGAAGATGCGAGATAAAGATCATGTACAAGTTCGGTTCATCGATCATGGATGCGGCATTTCTAAGGAACGGATCCGTAAGCTGGGGGAACCATTTTATACAACGAAGGAAAAAGGGACAGGTCTAGGCTTAATGATCTGTTACAAAATCATTGAAGCGCATCGGGGACAAATTCATATCGACAGTGAAATCGGCAAAGGTACGATCGTCGATGTCCTATTACCGGTCAGTGTCCCTCGCCGATAA
- a CDS encoding glycosyl hydrolase family 18 protein: protein MIIHVVRPGESLFSIARSYGVTPSAIVAASQPPNPNRLVPGQTLLIPQQAVENRPVIEINAYIEPKGTQEDANIVDQVAEGLTYLTIFSYQVQADGSITTPKDEIALNVAKRNRIMPILALTNFSAGRFQSDVGRMVLRNLEIQNRIINQVLSIATQKGYRGINIDFEYIYPEDRESYNQFLRNLVDKAKPNGLIVVTALAPKRSATQKGLLYEAHDYAAHGQIVDFSILMTYEYGWSGGPPMAVAPPNQVRRVLEYAVSVMPRNKIMMGMPLYGYDWTLPYVPGGAWAKRIGTQQAYILAAEKGGRIQYDQTSQSPYFHYREAGKYHVVWFEDARSMQAKFNLIKEFQLRGGSYWELGSEFPQNWTLLTSMFQIKKL from the coding sequence ATGATTATTCACGTCGTTCGGCCTGGGGAAAGTTTATTTTCAATTGCCCGATCATACGGAGTTACTCCTTCTGCAATTGTTGCTGCAAGTCAGCCGCCAAATCCTAACCGATTGGTTCCCGGTCAAACATTATTGATACCACAACAAGCGGTGGAAAATCGGCCAGTAATCGAAATAAATGCGTATATTGAACCGAAAGGAACACAGGAAGATGCCAATATTGTGGATCAGGTAGCAGAAGGGTTAACATATCTAACTATTTTTAGTTATCAAGTTCAAGCAGATGGTAGCATTACCACTCCAAAAGATGAAATTGCATTGAATGTTGCAAAGAGAAATCGAATTATGCCTATTCTTGCCTTAACAAATTTCTCAGCTGGCAGATTCCAGTCGGATGTTGGAAGAATGGTTCTGCGAAATCTTGAAATACAAAATCGTATCATTAATCAAGTGTTATCGATTGCTACCCAGAAAGGATATCGTGGAATTAACATTGACTTCGAGTATATTTATCCGGAAGACCGTGAAAGTTACAATCAGTTTTTACGAAATTTGGTAGATAAAGCGAAACCAAACGGTTTGATCGTTGTTACAGCACTCGCACCAAAACGAAGCGCAACACAAAAGGGTTTGTTATACGAAGCCCACGATTATGCTGCCCATGGTCAAATTGTAGATTTTTCTATTTTAATGACGTATGAATATGGGTGGTCTGGAGGACCGCCGATGGCAGTCGCTCCACCTAATCAAGTTAGGAGAGTTCTTGAGTATGCCGTTTCAGTCATGCCGAGAAATAAAATCATGATGGGAATGCCTCTTTATGGATATGATTGGACACTTCCTTATGTACCTGGAGGCGCTTGGGCAAAGCGAATCGGTACACAGCAGGCCTATATATTGGCTGCTGAAAAGGGAGGCAGAATTCAATACGATCAAACTTCTCAATCTCCTTATTTTCATTATCGAGAGGCAGGAAAATACCATGTTGTATGGTTTGAAGATGCACGCAGTATGCAAGCAAAATTCAACTTGATTAAGGAATTTCAGTTAAGGGGAGGAAGCTACTGGGAATTGGGATCTGAATTCCCGCAAAATTGGACATTATTGACGAGTATGTTTCAAATTAAAAAATTATAG
- a CDS encoding VOC family protein: MFETGGLNHVTIFVRDLKRSLEFYTEILRMKIIHEGDDYAYLESGTTWFCISQKPFEKGKYEQIGVNHISLTVASEDFDKAVAHLRENHVPIVRDPVIRGKGKTVNFLDPDGLQWEFHTSNLAERMTVIDEMERKKRA, encoded by the coding sequence ATGTTTGAAACGGGCGGACTCAACCATGTAACGATTTTCGTTCGAGATCTTAAACGATCATTGGAGTTTTATACGGAAATACTCCGGATGAAGATTATACACGAGGGAGATGATTATGCGTATTTAGAGTCAGGAACGACTTGGTTTTGTATCTCTCAAAAACCTTTTGAAAAAGGAAAATATGAACAAATAGGAGTGAACCATATATCTTTAACAGTGGCATCTGAAGACTTTGATAAAGCCGTTGCACATTTGCGAGAGAATCATGTCCCTATTGTTAGAGACCCCGTAATACGTGGGAAGGGAAAAACAGTGAACTTTCTCGATCCGGATGGCTTACAATGGGAATTCCACACATCGAATCTCGCTGAAAGAATGACAGTCATTGATGAGATGGAACGAAAGAAACGAGCGTAA
- a CDS encoding DUF3870 domain-containing protein — MPITKTYFLAGHARLPQGMAAKSVFDTLTITAEIDRKYGVILQASCTLATEHGRDYIGHLLRGISLRDGIEEAIQMIHSHYHGRAANALIAALKDLYTQFELLIEKKGSKLG; from the coding sequence ATGCCTATAACCAAAACCTACTTTCTTGCTGGACATGCAAGACTGCCTCAAGGAATGGCTGCAAAAAGCGTATTCGATACCCTCACCATCACAGCAGAAATCGATCGAAAATACGGTGTGATCCTTCAAGCTTCCTGTACATTAGCTACAGAACATGGAAGGGATTACATAGGCCATCTATTGAGAGGGATAAGTCTAAGAGACGGGATAGAGGAAGCAATCCAAATGATTCACAGTCATTACCATGGAAGAGCTGCAAATGCCTTAATTGCGGCACTAAAGGATCTATATACACAGTTTGAACTGCTTATTGAAAAAAAGGGTTCAAAATTGGGTTAA
- a CDS encoding acyl-CoA dehydrogenase family protein — translation MNFALTNEQEAVRKMVRSFVDKEIMPYIQEWDEKGHFERGILKRLSELELMGVCIPEKYGGSGMDYNTLAIVCDELERGDTAFRTAVSVHTGLNSMTLLQWGNEFQKEKYLVPQARGEKIGAFGLTEPGAGSDVASITTTARRVGNEYILNGSKTWISLCDVADHFLIFAYTDKDKKHRGISCFIVERTFPGVTTRAIKGKLGIRAGNTGEVFLEDVRVPAENLLGEEGEGFKIAMSALDNGRFTVAAGACGLIQACLEASLKYCHERETFGKKIGQHQLVQQMIAKMVAGLESSRLLTYRVGWLKNNGQRCTRETSLAKWFACDAAFNAAVDAVQIHGAYGYSNEYPVERYMRNAKAPVIYEGTREIHTLMQAEYALGYRMDKPLRRTLPAWPFEE, via the coding sequence ATGAATTTTGCCCTAACGAATGAGCAAGAAGCAGTTCGCAAGATGGTACGGTCTTTCGTCGACAAGGAGATTATGCCTTATATCCAGGAGTGGGATGAGAAAGGACACTTCGAACGCGGGATTCTTAAACGATTGTCCGAGCTGGAACTCATGGGAGTTTGCATCCCCGAAAAATACGGTGGGAGCGGGATGGATTATAACACGCTAGCGATCGTATGTGATGAATTGGAGCGGGGAGATACCGCGTTCCGTACAGCCGTTTCGGTGCATACGGGATTGAATAGCATGACCCTTTTGCAGTGGGGCAACGAGTTCCAAAAGGAAAAGTATCTGGTACCGCAAGCTCGGGGAGAAAAGATTGGCGCATTCGGATTGACCGAACCGGGAGCGGGTTCGGATGTGGCTTCGATAACCACAACCGCGAGACGGGTGGGGAATGAATATATTTTGAATGGATCCAAAACGTGGATCTCTTTATGTGATGTGGCCGATCATTTTCTGATTTTTGCTTATACGGATAAAGACAAGAAACATCGAGGAATCAGTTGCTTCATTGTGGAACGGACATTCCCCGGTGTCACGACTCGGGCGATTAAGGGCAAATTGGGGATACGAGCAGGCAATACCGGGGAGGTATTCCTTGAAGACGTACGCGTCCCTGCAGAAAATCTCCTTGGAGAAGAAGGAGAAGGATTTAAAATTGCAATGTCTGCTTTGGACAATGGGAGGTTTACTGTGGCAGCTGGGGCCTGCGGCTTGATCCAGGCTTGTCTGGAAGCCAGCCTAAAGTACTGTCACGAAAGGGAAACTTTCGGAAAGAAAATTGGACAACATCAACTGGTTCAGCAGATGATCGCTAAAATGGTCGCAGGTCTGGAATCTTCCCGCCTATTGACCTATCGTGTCGGTTGGTTGAAAAACAACGGACAACGTTGTACGCGCGAAACCTCTTTGGCTAAATGGTTTGCTTGTGATGCGGCCTTCAATGCGGCAGTCGATGCCGTACAGATCCATGGCGCATACGGATATTCCAACGAATACCCGGTGGAGAGGTATATGCGGAATGCGAAAGCTCCGGTTATCTACGAAGGGACAAGGGAAATTCATACCCTCATGCAAGCGGAGTATGCGCTCGGATATCGGATGGATAAACCTTTGCGTCGTACATTGCCCGCGTGGCCGTTTGAAGAATGA
- a CDS encoding MFS transporter, with protein MKMQAEVQTEVQTSAIRESALNKSQKNILCIVTLAWIFDAFDYLLLTYIAVDIMKEFNVTAAVFGTVTSITVLARLIGGSFVGVIADKWGRRIPLITSMIWYGIFQFISGFSPTFTILYGLRFLFGLGMGSMYSVGVPLLMETVPSNKRGLASGLVEIGFPAGGILASLLYGSMYSTGGWREMFYFAAIPPILLGIYAMFTLKESKRWGQEKSPTQSMEKVPLLNLFMGKQLWNTIHSILVNAGFLVLYYSISAWYPTFLKVEHHFTVAMVSVVTILLNLAAVLGSILFGYWSDKIGRRWTITISALGTMIGAPLFVMLDNNTLLYIGAIIVGFFGPGGVWSINASYTAEHFPLRMRSAGHGLTYNAGNFFGGMITPVIIGLLSAHYGFGAVMTTGVLCSSAFLIIMAWIWKETKDMDMSI; from the coding sequence ATGAAAATGCAAGCGGAAGTACAAACGGAAGTTCAAACGTCAGCAATACGAGAATCCGCATTGAACAAGAGTCAAAAAAATATTTTATGCATTGTGACCCTAGCTTGGATTTTTGATGCCTTTGATTATTTATTGCTCACCTATATTGCTGTAGACATAATGAAAGAATTTAATGTGACAGCAGCTGTGTTCGGAACCGTTACATCCATCACGGTACTTGCGAGACTTATCGGCGGGTCTTTTGTGGGGGTAATTGCTGACAAATGGGGGCGCAGGATTCCGCTCATTACATCCATGATATGGTATGGAATCTTCCAATTTATATCCGGATTTTCGCCAACCTTTACTATTTTGTACGGGTTACGATTTTTGTTTGGTCTTGGCATGGGATCCATGTATTCGGTTGGCGTTCCACTTCTTATGGAAACGGTTCCAAGTAATAAAAGAGGACTTGCTTCAGGATTGGTGGAAATTGGCTTTCCCGCAGGGGGAATCTTAGCAAGTCTTCTTTATGGCAGTATGTATTCAACTGGCGGTTGGCGGGAAATGTTTTATTTTGCAGCGATTCCCCCCATTTTATTAGGGATTTACGCAATGTTTACATTAAAAGAATCCAAGCGGTGGGGTCAAGAGAAATCTCCAACACAATCAATGGAGAAGGTTCCGCTTCTGAATCTATTTATGGGAAAACAGCTTTGGAATACCATTCATTCTATTTTAGTCAATGCAGGGTTTTTGGTTTTATATTACTCTATTTCCGCATGGTACCCTACCTTTCTTAAAGTCGAGCATCACTTCACCGTAGCAATGGTTAGTGTGGTTACGATCCTGCTTAATTTGGCAGCTGTATTGGGGAGTATCCTTTTTGGGTATTGGTCAGATAAGATCGGAAGAAGATGGACTATTACCATATCGGCATTAGGCACCATGATTGGGGCCCCGCTCTTTGTGATGTTAGACAATAATACACTGCTTTATATTGGTGCGATTATCGTTGGATTCTTCGGTCCCGGTGGTGTTTGGAGTATCAATGCGAGCTATACGGCGGAACATTTCCCCTTGCGCATGAGATCCGCCGGGCATGGTTTAACCTATAATGCTGGAAACTTCTTTGGAGGCATGATCACACCTGTCATCATCGGGTTGCTCTCTGCACATTATGGCTTTGGTGCGGTGATGACAACAGGGGTGCTTTGTTCGTCTGCCTTTCTTATTATCATGGCCTGGATTTGGAAAGAAACAAAGGATATGGACATGTCAATTTAA
- a CDS encoding MFS transporter yields MFEKTGDSTSKVSMGTLFRNQVIRTILLSAVFLQIGIWVRNYAILLYVMERTNENPVAVSLISVAEFAPIFLFSFIGGTFADRWRPKRTMVWCDLLSSVSIFVVLLTLVFGSWKAIFFATLVSSVLSQFSQPSGMKLFKLHVSERLIQLGMSMYQTIFAVFMILGPIIGTFIYQHYDINVAIGIVGIAFLMSATVLLLLPSDQDVEKRAERTTIWQEMKAGFRYVLDNRTLTLLGGCFTAAGLALGLTQPLAVFLITERLGLPKEQLKWLMAANGIAMILGGGLTMGLAKKAAPQKLLVFGMTICTCGFLVMGLSTHFWLTLTAEFFCGLVMPCIHIGINTMILQNTEAAFVGRVNGILNPLFTGAMVLTMSITGWLKEAFSIVAMFGVATVLFIGGIIFILPLLKQSSTQEMSEIT; encoded by the coding sequence ATGTTTGAGAAGACGGGTGATTCGACTTCAAAAGTTTCAATGGGTACGTTGTTCCGTAACCAGGTAATCCGTACAATACTATTGTCGGCAGTGTTTTTACAGATCGGAATCTGGGTGCGCAATTATGCCATCCTGTTGTATGTGATGGAGAGGACGAATGAGAATCCGGTGGCCGTTTCTCTCATCTCCGTAGCAGAATTTGCGCCGATCTTTTTGTTTTCGTTTATAGGAGGCACGTTTGCTGACCGTTGGCGTCCTAAGCGAACGATGGTCTGGTGTGACTTACTCAGCTCTGTTTCGATTTTCGTTGTACTGTTGACACTGGTGTTCGGCAGTTGGAAAGCGATCTTCTTTGCGACGCTCGTTTCGTCCGTGTTATCACAGTTTTCCCAGCCGTCCGGCATGAAATTGTTTAAGCTGCATGTATCGGAACGACTCATTCAGCTTGGGATGTCCATGTACCAAACGATATTCGCCGTGTTTATGATTTTGGGTCCTATCATCGGGACATTTATTTATCAACATTATGACATTAACGTTGCAATTGGTATCGTGGGGATTGCCTTTTTGATGTCCGCCACCGTGCTTCTGTTACTGCCGTCGGACCAAGACGTTGAAAAACGGGCAGAGAGAACGACAATTTGGCAAGAAATGAAGGCAGGATTCCGTTATGTTCTCGACAACCGAACCTTGACATTGCTTGGCGGTTGTTTCACCGCGGCGGGATTGGCTCTCGGACTCACGCAACCGCTTGCCGTTTTTCTCATTACGGAACGTCTGGGGTTGCCGAAGGAGCAACTTAAGTGGTTAATGGCGGCGAATGGAATCGCGATGATCTTGGGTGGAGGACTGACGATGGGGTTGGCGAAAAAGGCTGCTCCGCAAAAGCTTCTTGTGTTTGGGATGACCATCTGTACCTGTGGCTTTCTCGTGATGGGGCTGTCCACGCATTTTTGGTTGACACTCACCGCGGAATTTTTCTGTGGACTCGTCATGCCGTGCATCCATATCGGGATCAACACCATGATATTGCAAAATACCGAGGCCGCGTTCGTCGGTCGAGTAAATGGTATTTTAAACCCGCTCTTCACAGGAGCGATGGTTTTAACAATGAGTATCACAGGATGGTTGAAAGAAGCATTCTCGATCGTAGCAATGTTCGGAGTAGCTACTGTACTATTTATCGGCGGAATCATCTTCATACTGCCATTACTGAAACAGTCGTCGACACAAGAAATGAGTGAAATAACGTAG
- a CDS encoding nucleotide-binding protein, whose protein sequence is MSEDIHVFIGSSKEQIPLVNAVHNNLSRVCFPMSWTTGVFGAMEYNLESLQKAVETCDFAVFVFHPDDLTSLRGTEVRTVRDNVIFEMGMFLQKLGRERTFFLAPEGIQFHFPTDLTGLSPLTYKYNVQQPDFSLAYLQRATNAACNVIIDAILRRGKFIHETEELKQQMNRLESVKSLAKFMDEVIRQAHFQTIDYDAILGSLIKNFNASCDIIEEKMEVQAVRLFELSEDKSKLVQIGRSGSGTHRYEEFDLSETDNTLVTYFTKQVETSYMFLNEDNDLRHFRELEYELYWPVNIQKGILAIIKLTVHSDQEIPDEKLEEIVNCLIRNNYGLFKVLREVCERRVQHAKEPRTKF, encoded by the coding sequence TTGAGTGAAGATATTCATGTATTTATCGGTTCCTCCAAAGAACAGATTCCGTTGGTAAACGCTGTTCATAACAACTTGTCCCGGGTTTGTTTTCCGATGTCCTGGACCACCGGAGTCTTTGGAGCCATGGAATACAATCTCGAAAGCCTACAGAAAGCGGTAGAGACTTGTGATTTCGCTGTGTTTGTATTCCATCCTGATGATCTCACTTCTCTTCGCGGGACTGAAGTAAGAACGGTTCGTGATAATGTGATCTTTGAAATGGGTATGTTCCTTCAGAAGTTAGGGAGGGAACGAACATTTTTTCTGGCGCCTGAAGGGATTCAGTTCCATTTTCCCACGGACCTCACTGGTCTCTCCCCCCTCACATATAAGTATAATGTGCAACAGCCAGATTTTTCTTTAGCGTACTTGCAGAGAGCAACCAATGCGGCTTGCAATGTAATTATCGACGCCATTTTACGACGGGGGAAATTCATCCATGAGACGGAAGAACTTAAACAGCAGATGAACCGCTTAGAAAGCGTGAAGTCATTGGCCAAATTTATGGATGAGGTCATTCGCCAAGCCCATTTCCAAACGATTGATTATGATGCAATTCTCGGTTCGTTGATCAAGAATTTTAATGCAAGTTGTGATATAATTGAAGAAAAAATGGAAGTTCAAGCAGTTCGATTATTCGAGCTGTCGGAAGATAAAAGTAAACTGGTTCAAATCGGCAGGTCGGGCAGCGGTACTCATCGATATGAAGAATTTGATTTAAGTGAAACGGATAATACACTGGTAACCTATTTCACAAAACAAGTGGAAACATCCTACATGTTTCTGAATGAAGATAACGATTTAAGACATTTCCGTGAGCTTGAATATGAACTCTATTGGCCTGTCAATATTCAAAAAGGGATTCTTGCAATCATAAAATTGACCGTCCACTCGGATCAAGAGATACCGGATGAAAAGCTTGAAGAGATCGTCAATTGCTTAATACGTAACAATTACGGGCTTTTCAAGGTATTACGTGAAGTTTGCGAAAGGAGGGTTCAACATGCAAAAGAACCCCGTACCAAGTTCTGA